The Manihot esculenta cultivar AM560-2 chromosome 11, M.esculenta_v8, whole genome shotgun sequence genome includes a region encoding these proteins:
- the LOC122721289 gene encoding receptor-like protein 15, giving the protein NNIQIVWHTGLQRLEKLDLSWNSFNNSILSSLAALPSLNTLILRVNDMEGSFPNQGFERLEMLDISWNRFNKSILSSLGALTSLNTLILSHMYYTMNGSFPIQELKNLKNLTFLDISDNNINGTLSFKGFQRLEELDLSSNSFNNSILSSLAALPSLNTLILSFNDMEGSFPNQGFERLEKLDISWNRFNKSILSSLGALTSLNTLIISSMYDTMNGSFPIQVHSLLSLGALTSLRAISAELKNLKNLTFLDISNNHFNGTISFKELKNLKNLTFLDISYNNFNGTLSFKEFSTFKRLETLNLKGNAFTGSIPKDHLQRKVVNVNNPFICYNIGLCGLKDLQHLDLSYNEFGGTLPQCLGNLTSLTFLDLSGNQLTGYLPSFWPPKLQSLDLSHNHLEGIFSFNYSSLEVIGLSGNKITFENGWIPSFQLKTLIMQDYGLESIPEFLFHQFKLELLDLSHNNLKGRFPYWLLQNNGGLEILNLMNNSFNGQLEIGAKMLPSMTYLNLARNHFEGDLFSAGDACKLVALDLSHNNFSGEVPERLLSNCIFLSYLRLSHNNFHGQIALFNLTRIADLQLNDNQFEGTLSSLVTNFSHQSYGPLVLHLSNNRLHGEIPHWIGNITGLKYLNLRNNLFQGQISCQHLSTGIEYLDLSYNSFSGLLPSCFNGNSLRQINLQGNRFSGSIPKALLNISTLNSLDLSDNELSGTILNKSGENLSSLRVLLLRGNYFSGFISNWLCQLNNVSLLDLSRNSFSGSIPHCLYNLSFGREGEGHLYDLPFSDTLFGWGIEYGGRSETYFDNIVSFDAEVDEESEFVTKYRVHTYKNKALNLMSGLDLSDNNLTGEIPDEFGVLFQIHALNLSHNQLTGSIPRSFSNLSQIESLDLSYNILSGQIPVELIDLNFLEVFSVAHNNLSGRIPDMKEQFSTFESKSYEGNPFLCGTQVRRKCHDDNDEPSPSQMESPKSPQEAHGNWYKIDREIFLASFSVTFIIFFLSVITILYVNSYWQERLIYRTRQYLFSYYYFLYDNLVK; this is encoded by the exons AATAACATACAAATTGTATGGCATACAGGCCTTCAAAGATTAGAGAAGTTGGACCTTAGTTGGAATAGTTTCAATAATAGCATCTTATCATCATTGGCTGCTCTTCCATCACTCAACACTTTGATTCTCAGAGTCAATGACATGGAAGGTTCATTTCCTAATCAAG GTTTTGAAAGATTGGAGATGTTAGATATTAGTTGGAATAGATTCAATAAAAGCATATTATCATCATTGGGAGCTCTTACATCACTCAACACTTTAATTCTTAGTCACATGTATTATACTATGAATGGTTCATTTCCTATCCAAG AATTAAAGAATTTGAAGAATTTAACATTCTTGGATATAAGTGATAACAATATCAATGGCACCCTATCATTTAAAG GTTTTCAAAGATTAGAGGAGTTGGATTTAAGTAGTAACAGTTTCAATAATAGCATCTTATCATCATTGGCTGCTCTTCCATCACTCAACACTTTGATTCTCAGTTTCAATGACATGGAAGGTTCATTTCCTAATCAAG GTTTTGAAAGATTGGAGAAGTTAGACATTAGTTGGAATAGATTCAATAAAAGCATATTATCATCATTGGGAGCTCTTACATCACTCAACACTTTAATTATTAGTAGCATGTATGATACAATGAATGGTTCATTCCCTATCCAAG TTCATTCCCTATTATCATTGGGAGCTCTTACATCATTGAGAGCTATTTCTGCAGAATTGAAGAACTTGAAGAATTTAACATTCTTGGATATAAGTAATAACCATTTCAACGGCACTATATCATTTAAAG AATTAAAGAACTTGAAGAATTTAACATTCTTGGATATAAGTTACAACAATTTCAATGGCACCCTATCATTTAAAG AGTTTTCGACTTTcaaaaggttagagactttgaATTTAAAGGGCAACGCTTTCACGGGAAGTATTCCGAAAG ATCATTTGCAGAGAAAAGTTGTTAATGTTAATAATCCTTTTATTTGTTATAATATAGGTTTGTGTGGTTTAAAAGATCTTCAACATTTAGATCTCAGCTATAATGAATTTGGAGGCACTCTTCCTCAATGCCTTGGCAATTTGACATCTCTCACATTCCTAGATCTGTCTGGAAACCAACTAACAGGGTATCTTCCTTCATTTTGGCCACCTAAGCTCCAATCTCTTGATCTTAGCCATAATCATCTCGAGGGCATATTCTCTTTCAATTATTCTAGCCTTGAGGTGATTGGATTAAGTGGCAACAAAATTACATTTGAGAATGGTTGGATTCCATCATTTCAGTTAAAGACTCTTATAATGCAAGATTATGGTCTCGAAAGTATTCCTGAGTTTCTGTTTCACCAATTCAAATTGGAATTACTTGACCTTTCTCACAACAATTTAAAAGGAAGATTTCCTTATTGGTTACTTCAAAACAATGGAGGACTTGAGATCCTAAATCTCATGAATAATTCTTTCAATGGCCAGCTTGAAATTGGGGCAAAGATGCTTCCGAGCATGACATATCTTAATTTAGCCAGAAATCATTTTGAAGGTGACCTCTTTTCTGCTGGCGATGCCTGTAAATTAGTCGCTTTAGATTTGTCTCATAACAACTTTTCAGGGGAAGTTCCAGAGAGACTGCTTTCAAATTGCATTTTCTTGAGCTATTTGAggttatctcataataattttCATGGTCAGATAGCATTGTTTAACTTGACTCGAATTGCTGATTTGCAATTGAATGACAACCAATTCGAAGGAACCCTATCAAGTTTAGTCACCAATTTTAGTCATCAAAGCTATGGCCCTTTGGTGTTACATTTGAGCAATAATCGATTGCACGGTGAGATTCCACACTGGATAGGTAACATCACAGGATTGAAATATCTCAACTTGCGCAATAATCTTTTTCAAGGTCAGATTTCATGCCAACATCTTTCAACGGGAATAGAGTATCTAGACCTTTCTTATAATTCTTTTTCTGGGTTGCTACCTTCTTGCTTCAATGGAAATTCTTTGcgacaaataaatttgcaaggTAATAGATTCAGTGGTTCAATACCTAAAGCTTTGCTTAATATCTCAACACTGAACTCATTAGATTTAAGCGACAACGAGTTGTCGGGCACCATTCTTAATAAATCTGGTGAGAATTTAAGTAGTTTACGAGTTCTTTTATTACGAGGAAATTATTTCAGTGGCTTCATTTCAAATTGGTTGTGTCAGCTGAATAATGTCAGCTTATTGGATCTCTCTAGGAACTCCTTTTCTGGGTCTATACCCCATTGCTTATATAATCTCTCATTTggaagggaaggagaaggacATCTCTATGATCTTCCATTCAGCGACACACTTTTTGGATGGGGGATAGAATATGGGGGCAGAAGCGAAACTTACTTTGATAACATAGTTTCTTTTGATGCCGAGGTTGATGAAGAAAGTGAGTTTGTTACAAAATATAGAGTCCACACATATAAGAATAAGGCCCTTAATTTAATGTCTGGATTAGATTTGTCCGATAATAATCTTACGGGTGAAATTCCAGATGAATTTGGAGTGCtatttcaaattcatgcattaaATTTATCACACAATCAATTGACAGGATCTATCCCGAGatctttttcaaatttatcCCAAATAGAAAGTTTGGATCTCTCTTACAACATTTTAAGCGGACAAATTCCAGTAGAATTGATCGATCTAAACTTTCTGGAGGTATTTAGCGTGGCCCACAACAATTTATCAGGCAGAATTCCGGACATGAAAGAACAGTTCAGTACATTTGAGAGTAAAAGTTATGAAGGAAACCCATTTCTTTGCGGAACTCAAGTGAGAAgaaaatgccatgatgataatgatgaacCATCTCCATCACAAATGGAGTCACCAAAGTCACCACAAGAAGCACATGGGAATTGGTACAAAATTGATCGCGAGATTTTTCTTGCAAGTTTTTCAgtaacttttataatattttttttgtctGTCATCACCATTCTATATGTCAATTCTTATTGGCAAGAAAGATTGATCTATCGTACTAgacaatatttattttcatattattacTTTCTGTATGATAATTTAGTAAAGTGA